The following coding sequences are from one Kosakonia sp. H02 window:
- a CDS encoding iron ABC transporter permease, protein MSLRQTASGGPTKGLLWLLLCLVALLSLLPSLRLLVSALIDWRQGCDSSLWRVLSNASTWTALWHSLYTSGLGTLLSLLLGSLFAFCLALTNIRMKHVWVFLFMLPMMIPPQVTALSWLQLFGPSSILLNSIGLAPGFGSINPLYSAEGIALLLGIQHAPLVFLALRTQLQCLPKEHIEAARLNGASLWRVFFDIVLPLCRTALWAGAAIAFVSALGNFGIPAMLGIPISYFVLPIHIYQTLSSFGPSMLNEVAALSVLMGVLAIGIVTLQGRMQRRYALPLIGMAGRTLGFTLGKWRLATELLLGAVLCAILLAPLLALVATSLVPTLGVPLNSETLTFAAWRGIFDAQSATLRALSNSLFLSISAAVVLMLLSLPLAWLLVRYPSRPLRWLHSMIDIPYTLPGVVLAIACILLFARPLPLVDISLSGTLTIIFFAYLARFLTVCLKPVHSSMLQLDPAMEEAASLAGANFSQRLRHIVLPLLAPAAFAGALLVFLTAVNELTVSALLWSAGKETIGVVIFNLDESGNKVLASALSVLVVALVALVMLLLSALGRYLPKGVIPWQN, encoded by the coding sequence ATGTCACTGCGTCAAACCGCCAGCGGCGGCCCGACAAAAGGGCTGCTCTGGTTATTGTTGTGCCTCGTGGCGCTGCTTAGCCTGTTGCCCAGCCTGCGGTTGCTGGTTTCCGCACTGATTGACTGGCGACAGGGTTGCGACAGCAGTTTATGGCGTGTGCTGAGCAATGCATCTACCTGGACCGCGCTCTGGCACAGCCTGTATACCAGCGGGTTGGGCACACTGCTTTCCCTGCTCCTGGGCAGCCTGTTCGCCTTTTGCCTTGCGCTGACCAACATCCGCATGAAACACGTCTGGGTGTTCCTGTTTATGCTGCCGATGATGATCCCGCCGCAGGTTACCGCGCTGAGCTGGCTGCAACTCTTCGGCCCGAGCAGCATTTTGCTCAATAGCATTGGCCTTGCGCCGGGGTTCGGCAGTATAAATCCGCTCTATTCGGCTGAAGGCATCGCGCTGTTGCTTGGCATTCAACATGCGCCGTTGGTGTTTCTCGCGCTGCGCACTCAGCTTCAGTGCCTGCCAAAAGAGCATATTGAAGCCGCAAGACTGAACGGCGCGTCATTGTGGCGGGTGTTTTTCGATATTGTGCTGCCGCTGTGCCGCACCGCGCTATGGGCGGGCGCAGCCATCGCCTTTGTCTCCGCGCTTGGCAACTTCGGCATTCCGGCAATGCTCGGCATTCCCATTTCCTATTTCGTTTTGCCGATCCATATCTACCAGACGCTCTCCAGCTTTGGCCCGTCGATGCTCAATGAAGTGGCGGCGCTGTCGGTGCTGATGGGCGTGCTGGCGATTGGCATTGTGACGTTACAAGGTCGGATGCAGCGGCGATACGCACTGCCGCTGATCGGCATGGCGGGGCGCACGCTGGGCTTTACACTTGGCAAATGGCGTCTGGCGACCGAACTGCTGCTCGGTGCGGTGCTGTGCGCCATTCTGCTTGCGCCGCTATTGGCCCTGGTTGCGACGTCGCTGGTTCCCACACTCGGCGTGCCGCTAAATAGCGAAACGCTCACGTTCGCGGCCTGGCGGGGAATTTTTGATGCGCAGAGCGCCACGCTACGGGCGTTAAGTAATAGCCTGTTTTTATCGATCTCCGCCGCCGTGGTGCTGATGCTATTAAGCCTGCCGCTGGCGTGGTTGCTGGTGCGTTACCCAAGCCGACCGCTGCGCTGGCTGCACAGTATGATCGACATTCCTTATACCTTGCCTGGCGTGGTGCTGGCGATCGCCTGCATTCTGCTGTTTGCTCGCCCGTTGCCGCTGGTGGACATAAGCCTTAGCGGCACGCTGACAATTATTTTCTTCGCCTACCTGGCGCGCTTTTTGACGGTCTGCCTGAAGCCGGTGCACAGCAGCATGCTGCAACTGGATCCGGCAATGGAAGAGGCCGCCAGCCTGGCGGGTGCGAATTTCTCCCAGCGGTTACGCCATATTGTGCTGCCGCTGCTGGCTCCCGCCGCGTTTGCCGGTGCGTTGTTGGTGTTCCTGACCGCCGTCAATGAACTGACCGTCTCGGCGCTGCTATGGAGCGCCGGGAAAGAGACCATTGGCGTGGTGATTTTTAACCTTGATGAGAGCGGCAACAAAGTGCTGGCATCGGCTCTTTCTGTGCTGGTAGTGGCACTGGTCGCGCTGGTCATGTTGCTGCTCAGCGCACTTGGGCGCTATTTACCGAAAGGAGTTATTCCGTGGCAGAACTGA
- a CDS encoding dienelactone hydrolase family protein, translated as MTTNDQPGFAPAASPHASTIVHTPEDALIAGETTIPTQGDNMPAFHARPKNADGPLPIVIVIQEIFGVHEHIRDICRRLALEGYLAVAPELYFRQGDPNDFADVPTLFSALVSKVPDAQVLADLDHVANWAARNGGNAHQLMVTGFCWGGRIAWLYAAHNPQLKAAIAWYGKLTGEKTLNSPKHPVDIATDLTAPVLGLYGAQDTGISQESVETMRQALRAANANAEIIVYPEAGHAFNADYRPSYHPESAADGWHRMLAWFAQYGKK; from the coding sequence ATGACAACCAACGACCAGCCGGGCTTTGCACCTGCGGCTTCACCTCATGCTTCAACGATTGTCCACACGCCGGAAGATGCCTTAATCGCCGGCGAAACCACGATTCCAACGCAGGGCGACAATATGCCCGCTTTTCACGCACGCCCAAAAAATGCGGATGGCCCGCTACCGATAGTGATCGTCATACAGGAAATTTTCGGCGTGCATGAACATATTCGCGATATCTGTCGCCGCCTTGCCCTGGAAGGCTATCTTGCCGTCGCACCGGAACTCTATTTCCGCCAGGGCGATCCGAATGATTTTGCCGATGTTCCTACGTTGTTCAGCGCTCTGGTGAGTAAAGTGCCGGATGCGCAGGTCCTTGCCGACCTCGATCACGTTGCCAACTGGGCGGCGCGAAACGGTGGCAACGCACATCAGCTGATGGTGACTGGTTTTTGCTGGGGCGGCCGCATCGCGTGGCTGTATGCCGCGCATAACCCGCAACTGAAAGCGGCCATCGCCTGGTACGGCAAACTGACGGGAGAAAAAACGCTAAATTCGCCGAAGCATCCGGTAGATATCGCCACGGATTTGACCGCGCCAGTGCTGGGTTTATACGGTGCGCAGGATACCGGTATTTCGCAGGAGAGCGTGGAAACCATGCGCCAGGCGCTGCGGGCGGCGAATGCCAACGCGGAGATTATTGTCTATCCCGAAGCGGGACATGCGTTTAACGCCGATTACCGGCCAAGCTATCACCCCGAATCGGCCGCAGATGGCTGGCATCGGATGCTGGCCTGGTTTGCGCAGTACGGTAAAAAGTAA
- the yigL gene encoding sugar/pyridoxal phosphate phosphatase YigL: MYQVVASDLDGTLLSPDHTLSPFAKETLKLLTARGINFVFATGRHHVDVGQIRDNLGIKAYMITSNGARVHDTDGNLVFTHNLDRDIAADLFGIMHNEPGIVTNVYRDDEWFMNRHRPDEMRFFKEAVFQYSLYEPGLLEPEGISKVFFTCESHEKLLPLEQAINARWGDRVNVSFSTLTCLEVMAGGVSKGHALEAVAGALGYSLNECIAFGDGMNDAEMLSMAGKGCIMANAHQRLKELHPELEVIGTNADNAVPKYLRKLFLE, encoded by the coding sequence TGCGTCTGATTTAGACGGTACGTTGCTTTCTCCCGATCACACACTGTCGCCTTTCGCCAAAGAAACGTTAAAACTGCTGACCGCGCGCGGCATCAATTTTGTTTTTGCCACCGGCCGCCATCACGTCGATGTCGGGCAGATCCGCGATAATCTTGGCATCAAGGCTTATATGATCACCTCTAACGGTGCGCGCGTGCACGATACGGATGGCAATCTGGTCTTTACGCATAATCTGGATCGCGATATCGCCGCCGATCTGTTTGGCATCATGCATAACGAGCCTGGCATCGTTACCAATGTCTACCGCGATGATGAGTGGTTTATGAACCGCCACCGCCCGGACGAGATGCGTTTCTTCAAAGAAGCGGTGTTCCAGTATTCGCTGTATGAGCCGGGTCTGTTGGAGCCGGAAGGGATCAGCAAAGTCTTTTTCACCTGCGAAAGCCACGAAAAATTGCTGCCGCTGGAGCAGGCGATCAACGCCCGCTGGGGCGATCGCGTTAACGTCAGTTTCTCGACCTTAACCTGCCTGGAAGTGATGGCGGGCGGCGTGTCGAAAGGCCATGCCCTGGAAGCGGTAGCCGGTGCGTTGGGTTACAGCCTGAACGAGTGCATCGCCTTTGGCGACGGCATGAACGATGCGGAAATGCTGTCGATGGCGGGCAAAGGGTGCATTATGGCTAACGCTCATCAGCGTCTGAAAGAACTCCACCCGGAACTGGAAGTGATTGGCACCAACGCCGACAACGCCGTGCCGAAATATTTGCGTAAGTTGTTCCTGGAATAA
- a CDS encoding ABC transporter ATP-binding protein → MAELRLERLSKAFDEQTVVRDLTLTIPQGAFTALLGPSGCGKTTTLRILAGLEQLSDGRLLLGNRLLADKTTHMPPEQRDMGMVFQSYALWPHMTVAENVGYPLKLRKINGAARQKQVMAALDVVELGAYAARSPQALSGGQRQRVALARCLVSEPQVVLLDEPLANLDRHLRATMEQTFREFHRRTGATFVYVTHDQAEAMALASHIAVMHQGELMQWGAPQELYQHPQNGWVARFIGKGSVLTLATPAGIQHLDYALLHDGFTCVGSRPQQPVLVRPEHVQVAEKGIGALVESCIYQGERYLLALRLLDGQTLTAFHHSPVQLQQTVYVRLTQGWSLEAA, encoded by the coding sequence GTGGCAGAACTGAGACTCGAACGGCTAAGCAAAGCCTTTGACGAGCAAACGGTGGTGCGGGATCTCACCTTAACCATCCCGCAAGGTGCATTCACTGCACTGCTGGGGCCAAGCGGCTGCGGCAAAACCACCACGCTGCGCATTCTTGCCGGGCTGGAGCAATTGAGCGACGGGCGTTTGCTGCTGGGCAATCGTTTACTGGCCGATAAAACCACACATATGCCGCCGGAGCAGCGTGATATGGGCATGGTATTTCAGTCCTACGCACTGTGGCCGCATATGACGGTGGCGGAGAACGTCGGTTACCCACTGAAATTGCGCAAAATAAACGGCGCGGCGCGACAAAAGCAGGTGATGGCCGCGCTGGACGTGGTTGAACTTGGCGCTTACGCCGCACGTTCGCCGCAAGCGCTGAGCGGTGGGCAACGCCAGCGAGTCGCACTGGCGCGCTGTCTGGTCTCTGAACCGCAAGTCGTGCTGCTGGATGAGCCACTGGCAAATCTCGATCGCCATCTGCGCGCCACCATGGAGCAGACATTTCGTGAGTTTCATCGCCGCACCGGCGCGACGTTTGTTTATGTCACCCACGATCAGGCAGAAGCAATGGCGCTGGCGAGCCATATCGCGGTAATGCATCAGGGTGAATTAATGCAGTGGGGCGCGCCGCAGGAACTTTACCAGCATCCGCAAAATGGCTGGGTTGCGCGCTTTATTGGTAAAGGCAGCGTGCTGACGCTGGCAACGCCCGCTGGCATTCAACATCTTGATTATGCATTGCTGCATGACGGCTTTACATGCGTCGGTAGCCGCCCTCAACAGCCGGTGTTGGTGCGCCCGGAGCATGTTCAGGTGGCAGAAAAGGGGATAGGTGCCCTCGTTGAAAGCTGCATCTATCAGGGCGAACGCTACTTGCTGGCGTTGCGCTTGCTGGATGGGCAAACGCTTACCGCGTTTCACCATTCACCGGTGCAATTGCAACAAACGGTGTATGTGCGTTTGACGCAGGGCTGGAGTCTGGAGGCAGCGTAA
- the metE gene encoding 5-methyltetrahydropteroyltriglutamate--homocysteine S-methyltransferase, whose product MTIINHTLGFPRVGLRRELKKAQESYWAANSSREELLAVGRDLRARHWDQQKQAGIDLLPVGDFAWYDHVLTTSLLLGNVPARHQNNDGSVDIDTLFRIGRGRAPTGEPAAAAEMTKWFNTNYHYMVPEFSKGQQFKLTWTQLLDEVDEALALGHNVKPVLLGPVTYLWLGKVKGEQFDRLSLLNDILPVYQQVLAELAKRGIEWVQIDEPALVLELPQAWLNAFKPAYDALNGQVKLLLTTYFEGVTPNLDTITALPVQGLHIDLVHGKDNVAELHQSLPADWLLSAGLVNGRNVWRADLTEKYAQIKDVVGKRPLWVASSCSLLHSPIDLSVETRLDEEVKSWFAFALQKCQELALLRDALNSGNTEKLTEWSAPIQARRHSTRVHNSAVAQRLAAITAQDSQRQSPYAERAQTQRARFNLPAWPTTTIGSFPQTTEIRGLRLEFKKGNLDAANYRTGIAEHIKQAIAEQERLGLDVLVHGEAERNDMVEYFGENLDGFVFTQNGWVQSYGSRCVKPPVVIGDVSRPQPITVEWAKYAQSLTDKPVKGMLTGPVTILCWSFPREDVSRETIAKQIALALRDEVADLEAAGIGIIQIDEPALREGLPLRRSDWDAYLAWGVEAFRINAAVAKDDTQIHTHMCYCEFNDIMDSIAALDADVITIETSRSDMELLESFEEFEYPNEIGPGVYDIHSPNVPSVEWIEALLQKAAQRIPAERLWVNPDCGLKTRGWPETRSALANMVKAAQNLRQQ is encoded by the coding sequence ATGACAATTATTAATCACACCCTCGGTTTTCCTCGCGTTGGCCTGCGTCGCGAGCTGAAAAAAGCGCAAGAAAGTTACTGGGCGGCTAATTCTTCCCGTGAAGAACTGCTGGCGGTTGGCCGCGACCTGCGTGCCCGCCACTGGGATCAGCAAAAACAGGCCGGGATTGATCTGCTGCCGGTCGGCGACTTTGCCTGGTACGACCATGTTCTGACCACCAGCCTGCTGCTTGGCAATGTTCCGGCTCGTCATCAGAACAACGACGGCTCTGTGGATATCGACACTCTTTTCCGCATTGGTCGCGGTCGCGCACCGACCGGTGAACCGGCTGCCGCAGCGGAAATGACCAAATGGTTCAACACCAACTATCACTACATGGTTCCCGAGTTCAGCAAAGGCCAGCAGTTCAAACTGACCTGGACCCAACTGCTGGATGAAGTGGACGAAGCGCTGGCGCTCGGTCACAACGTCAAACCTGTACTGCTCGGCCCGGTAACGTACCTGTGGCTGGGTAAAGTCAAAGGCGAACAGTTCGACCGTTTAAGCCTGCTGAACGATATTCTGCCGGTTTACCAACAGGTGCTGGCCGAACTGGCAAAACGCGGTATCGAGTGGGTGCAAATCGACGAACCCGCGCTGGTGCTGGAGTTGCCACAAGCGTGGCTGAACGCCTTCAAACCGGCGTACGACGCGCTGAACGGCCAGGTAAAGCTGCTGCTGACCACCTATTTCGAAGGCGTAACGCCAAACCTGGATACCATCACCGCGCTGCCGGTGCAGGGTCTGCATATCGATCTGGTACACGGTAAAGATAACGTTGCCGAACTGCATCAGAGCCTGCCTGCCGACTGGCTGCTCTCCGCCGGGCTTGTCAATGGCCGTAACGTCTGGCGCGCCGATCTGACAGAAAAATATGCGCAAATCAAAGATGTGGTTGGCAAACGCCCACTGTGGGTCGCTTCTTCCTGCTCGCTGCTGCACAGCCCGATCGATTTAAGCGTCGAAACCCGTCTTGATGAAGAAGTAAAAAGTTGGTTTGCCTTCGCCCTGCAAAAATGCCAGGAACTGGCGCTGCTGCGCGATGCGCTGAACAGCGGCAACACCGAAAAACTCACCGAGTGGAGCGCCCCGATTCAGGCGCGTCGCCACTCGACACGCGTGCATAACTCGGCGGTAGCACAGCGCCTGGCGGCAATCACCGCACAGGATAGCCAGCGTCAAAGCCCTTATGCAGAACGCGCTCAGACGCAGCGCGCACGCTTTAATCTGCCGGCCTGGCCGACCACCACTATCGGTTCATTCCCGCAGACCACCGAAATCCGCGGCCTGCGCCTGGAGTTCAAAAAAGGCAATCTGGATGCGGCGAACTACCGCACCGGTATCGCGGAACATATCAAACAAGCGATTGCCGAGCAGGAACGCCTGGGGCTGGACGTGCTGGTGCACGGCGAAGCCGAGCGTAACGACATGGTGGAGTACTTCGGGGAAAATCTTGACGGTTTCGTCTTTACGCAAAACGGCTGGGTGCAGAGCTACGGTTCCCGCTGCGTGAAGCCGCCGGTGGTGATCGGCGATGTCAGCCGCCCGCAGCCGATCACAGTGGAGTGGGCGAAGTACGCGCAATCCCTGACCGACAAACCGGTGAAAGGCATGCTGACCGGCCCGGTGACCATTCTCTGCTGGTCCTTCCCGCGTGAAGATGTCAGCCGCGAAACCATCGCCAAACAGATTGCGCTGGCGTTGCGTGATGAAGTGGCGGATCTGGAAGCGGCAGGAATTGGCATCATTCAGATTGATGAACCGGCCTTGCGTGAAGGTTTACCCCTGCGTCGTAGCGACTGGGATGCGTACCTGGCGTGGGGCGTGGAAGCGTTTCGCATTAACGCCGCCGTGGCGAAAGATGACACGCAGATCCATACCCACATGTGCTACTGCGAGTTCAATGACATCATGGATTCCATCGCCGCGCTGGATGCCGACGTGATCACTATTGAAACTTCGCGTTCGGATATGGAACTGCTGGAGTCGTTCGAAGAGTTCGAATACCCGAACGAAATTGGGCCGGGCGTGTATGACATTCACTCGCCAAACGTGCCGAGCGTCGAATGGATCGAAGCGCTGTTGCAGAAAGCGGCGCAGCGCATCCCGGCAGAGCGCCTGTGGGTAAACCCGGACTGCGGCCTGAAAACCCGCGGCTGGCCGGAAACGCGCAGTGCGCTTGCGAACATGGTGAAAGCCGCGCAGAACCTGCGTCAGCAGTAA
- the udp gene encoding uridine phosphorylase, protein MSKSDVFHLGLTKNDLQGATLAIVPGDPERVEKIAALMDKPVKLASHREFTSWRAELDGKSVIVCSTGIGGPSTSIAVEELAQLGIRTFLRVGTTGAIQPHINVGDVLITTASVRLDGASLHFAPMEYPAVADFACTTALVAASDAIGATKHIGVTASSDTFYPGQERYDTFSGRVVNRFKGSMEEWQSMGVMNYEMESATLLTMCSSQGLRAGMVAGVIVNRTQQEIPNAETMKQTESHAVKIVVEAARRLL, encoded by the coding sequence ATGTCCAAGTCTGATGTTTTTCATCTCGGCCTCACCAAAAACGATTTACAAGGGGCTACGCTGGCTATCGTCCCTGGCGATCCTGAGCGTGTGGAAAAGATCGCCGCGCTGATGGATAAGCCGGTCAAACTGGCCTCTCACCGTGAATTTACCAGCTGGCGTGCAGAGCTTGATGGCAAATCAGTGATTGTTTGTTCCACCGGTATCGGCGGGCCGTCCACTTCTATTGCGGTGGAAGAGCTGGCTCAACTCGGTATCCGTACCTTCCTGCGTGTCGGCACAACCGGCGCGATTCAGCCACATATCAACGTTGGCGACGTGCTGATCACTACCGCTTCCGTGCGCCTCGACGGCGCCAGCCTGCACTTTGCGCCGATGGAATATCCGGCCGTTGCTGATTTCGCCTGTACCACTGCGCTGGTTGCTGCGTCAGATGCGATTGGCGCGACCAAACACATCGGCGTCACCGCCTCTTCCGACACCTTCTATCCGGGCCAGGAGCGTTACGACACCTTCTCTGGCCGCGTGGTGAACCGCTTTAAAGGCTCCATGGAGGAGTGGCAGTCGATGGGCGTGATGAACTACGAAATGGAGTCCGCAACGCTGCTGACCATGTGTTCAAGCCAGGGTCTGCGCGCCGGGATGGTTGCCGGGGTGATCGTTAACCGCACCCAGCAGGAGATCCCGAACGCCGAAACCATGAAGCAAACCGAAAGCCACGCGGTGAAAATCGTCGTTGAAGCCGCGCGTCGGCTTTTGTAA
- the metR gene encoding HTH-type transcriptional regulator MetR: MIEIKHLKTLQALRNSGSLAAAAATLHQTQSALSHQFSDLEQRLGFRLFVRKSQPLRFTPQGEILLQLANQVLPQISRALQACNEPQQTSLRIAIECHSCIQWLTPALENFRQGWPQVEMDFKSGVTFDPQPALQQGELDLVMTSDILPRSGLHYSPMFDFEVRLVLAPDHPLAAKARITPEDIASETLLIYPVQRSRLDIWRHFLQPAGVSPSLKSVDNTLLLIQMVAARMGIAALPHWVVESFERQGLVVTKTLGEGLWSRLYAAVRDGEQRQPVTEAFIRSTRNHACDHLPFVRSAERPNADVPITRPLSPPHQ; encoded by the coding sequence ATGATCGAGATTAAACACCTGAAAACGCTACAAGCGTTACGAAACAGCGGATCGCTCGCTGCGGCGGCTGCCACGCTGCATCAAACGCAATCCGCGCTTTCCCATCAGTTCAGCGATCTGGAACAGCGCCTCGGTTTCCGGTTATTTGTGCGTAAAAGCCAGCCGCTGCGTTTTACGCCGCAGGGCGAGATCCTGCTGCAACTGGCAAACCAGGTGCTGCCGCAAATCAGCCGCGCATTGCAAGCCTGCAACGAGCCGCAGCAAACCTCATTACGTATCGCCATTGAGTGCCATAGCTGCATTCAGTGGCTGACACCCGCGCTTGAAAACTTCCGCCAGGGCTGGCCGCAAGTGGAGATGGATTTCAAATCCGGTGTGACATTTGACCCACAGCCTGCGCTGCAACAGGGCGAGCTGGATCTGGTGATGACCTCCGACATTCTGCCGCGCAGCGGTCTGCACTATTCACCGATGTTTGATTTTGAAGTGCGACTCGTGCTGGCTCCGGATCATCCGCTGGCGGCAAAAGCGCGCATCACGCCGGAAGATATCGCCAGCGAAACGCTGCTGATCTACCCGGTGCAGCGCAGTCGGCTGGATATCTGGCGTCACTTTTTACAACCGGCTGGCGTCAGCCCGTCGCTGAAAAGCGTCGATAACACCCTGCTGCTGATTCAGATGGTCGCGGCCCGCATGGGGATTGCGGCGCTGCCGCACTGGGTGGTGGAGAGTTTTGAGCGCCAGGGTCTGGTAGTCACCAAAACCCTGGGCGAAGGATTGTGGAGCCGGCTGTACGCCGCCGTGCGCGATGGCGAACAGCGTCAGCCGGTGACGGAAGCGTTTATTCGCTCAACGCGGAATCACGCGTGCGATCATCTGCCGTTTGTGCGGAGCGCGGAGCGACCCAACGCCGATGTACCCATAACGAGGCCATTATCACCGCCCCACCAATAA
- a CDS encoding ABC transporter substrate-binding protein, with protein MSKKSALAAVLLAIMSTSAFAKSTLTLYTSQPNEDAQMTVSAFEKAHPDVEVKWIRDGTTKLTARLQAELAAGGAAPDVLLIADSVTMESLKQQNLLAAYKSPQAARFDAQLYDKDGYYYGTKLITTGIAYHSKAPVKPTSWQDLLKPELKNMTTLPSPLYSGAAQIHQATLMNDPALGWRYYEKLKENGAMPQSGNGAVMSAIASGSKAYGVLVDYMAIREKAKGAPIEFVFPKEGVSIVTEPVAMMKSAKNPQAAKEFIDFALSQEGQKLVLQQGYLPADAKLPVPKGFPPRDSIKLMPFDAAKALADTEANKKRFADLFGNR; from the coding sequence ATGAGTAAAAAAAGTGCGCTGGCGGCGGTACTGCTGGCAATAATGAGCACCTCGGCATTCGCAAAATCGACACTGACGCTTTACACCAGCCAGCCCAATGAAGATGCACAGATGACCGTCAGCGCGTTTGAAAAAGCGCACCCGGACGTAGAAGTGAAATGGATCCGCGACGGCACCACCAAACTGACCGCCCGTTTACAGGCGGAATTAGCCGCTGGTGGCGCTGCGCCGGATGTGCTGCTGATTGCCGACAGCGTGACCATGGAATCTCTCAAACAACAAAACCTGCTGGCAGCTTACAAATCACCACAAGCCGCGCGTTTCGATGCACAACTGTATGACAAAGACGGGTATTACTACGGCACCAAACTGATCACCACCGGCATTGCGTACCACAGCAAAGCGCCGGTCAAACCTACCTCCTGGCAAGATCTGCTCAAACCAGAACTGAAAAACATGACCACCTTGCCAAGCCCGTTGTACTCCGGCGCGGCGCAGATCCATCAAGCAACATTGATGAATGACCCGGCGCTCGGCTGGCGCTATTACGAGAAGCTAAAAGAGAACGGCGCGATGCCGCAAAGCGGTAACGGCGCGGTGATGAGCGCGATTGCGTCTGGCAGCAAAGCTTATGGCGTGCTGGTGGATTACATGGCGATCCGCGAAAAAGCCAAAGGCGCGCCGATTGAATTTGTGTTCCCGAAAGAGGGTGTCAGCATCGTGACCGAACCGGTGGCGATGATGAAGAGTGCGAAAAACCCCCAAGCGGCAAAAGAATTCATCGACTTTGCGCTGTCGCAAGAGGGGCAAAAACTGGTGCTGCAACAAGGTTATCTGCCTGCGGATGCCAAACTGCCAGTGCCGAAAGGCTTCCCACCGCGCGACAGCATCAAGCTGATGCCGTTCGATGCGGCGAAAGCCCTGGCCGATACCGAGGCCAATAAAAAGCGCTTTGCCGACCTGTTCGGAAACCGCTAA
- a CDS encoding carboxylate/amino acid/amine transporter, with the protein MALLIITTILWAFSFSLIGEYLAGHVDSYFSVLMRVGLAALVFIPFLRTRGHSLKTIGLYMLVGALQLGIMYLLSFQAYLYLTVSEFLLFTVFTPLYITLIYDLLSKRGLRWSYALSAGLAVIGAAIIRYDKVSDHFWIGLILVQLANISFAIGMVGYKRLMETRPMPQHNAFAWFYLGAFVVAAIAWFAMGNPQKLPTTTLQWGILVWLGVVASGLGYFMWNYGATQVDAGTLGIMNNVHVPAGLLVNLAIWQEQPHWPSFIIGGAVIMASLWVHRRWVAPRSAQTADDRTRDSALSE; encoded by the coding sequence GTGGCGTTACTGATCATCACCACTATTCTGTGGGCCTTCTCGTTTAGCCTGATTGGCGAATACCTTGCCGGTCACGTCGACAGCTACTTTTCCGTGCTGATGCGCGTGGGGCTGGCGGCGCTGGTCTTTATTCCTTTCCTGCGTACGCGCGGGCATAGCCTGAAAACCATCGGCTTGTATATGTTGGTGGGCGCGCTGCAACTGGGCATCATGTATCTGCTCAGCTTCCAGGCTTATCTCTATTTAACGGTGTCGGAATTCCTGCTGTTTACGGTGTTCACGCCGCTCTATATCACCCTGATTTACGATCTGCTGAGCAAGCGCGGCCTGCGCTGGAGCTACGCCCTGAGCGCCGGGCTGGCGGTGATTGGCGCGGCGATTATCCGCTACGACAAAGTGAGCGATCACTTCTGGATTGGCCTGATTCTGGTGCAACTGGCGAACATCAGCTTCGCCATCGGCATGGTGGGCTATAAGCGCCTGATGGAGACGCGCCCGATGCCGCAGCACAACGCGTTTGCCTGGTTTTACCTTGGCGCATTTGTGGTGGCCGCTATCGCATGGTTTGCCATGGGCAACCCGCAGAAACTGCCAACCACCACGTTGCAGTGGGGCATTTTGGTCTGGCTGGGCGTGGTGGCTTCCGGGCTGGGTTACTTTATGTGGAATTACGGCGCCACGCAGGTGGATGCGGGTACGCTCGGCATTATGAACAATGTGCACGTGCCTGCCGGATTGCTGGTTAACCTCGCTATCTGGCAGGAACAGCCGCACTGGCCGAGTTTTATTATTGGTGGGGCGGTGATAATGGCCTCGTTATGGGTACATCGGCGTTGGGTCGCTCCGCGCTCCGCACAAACGGCAGATGATCGCACGCGTGATTCCGCGTTGAGCGAATAA